A segment of the Triticum urartu cultivar G1812 chromosome 1, Tu2.1, whole genome shotgun sequence genome:
AACATTAACATTTTTCATGATTTGGATGAAAATTTCAGTTCATAGTTTCTCCGTACGTGGCAACACACTAACGGTACTCATGGGCTTAGGATGAAAGTAGCGCCAGCAGAATCAGTAGGTTGGATGGGAAGGCGGTTGTTGCCCTTGTCCCTTGGTGCTAGCCTACCGTGGTGGCCTCACTAACTTGCTCATTGCGAATACGAGTTCGTGGGGTCGCGAGTTGCTGCAGATTTGTTTTTATCACTTTTTACAATATTTATTGATGTATCCCTAACTCATCGAGTCATTTTAGCTTTGATTTCCCATATACGCCAGCCTAAATATCCCATGGTCAGAATATTTGCATGGTTAGTGGACATTGTCCCTTTCTTTCTAATATTTAATATTTTATATTGCCGATAATTTTATCCGCTTGATTTAGGAAGTGCACATAGGTAGGTCAACATATTTTGTAGCTCTTTCGGATGTAAAAGCATATGTTGCATAAGAAATTATTATCTTCCAAGCATACTCACATTTCACTAACAAATAGGGGGAGGTTCAGACTTCAGAGCAATGATAAAAAGGTTTATTCCTCACTCTTTTGTTGGAATTTTAGTTTCAAGTTAACATGATTTCTTATCCGCTTCATAAGTCATGCATCTGCTTAATTAGGTGATAAGTAGGGCTATTGTGGGGTTTGTTTAAACTCCAGCATAAGGAATTCTTGTTTAAGAAAAAAGACTTTTGGCTTCTTTAATTACAAATTGATTGCAACATCGTGTTAGTATGTGATTTCTCACATCTGGTTGTAATATTTGTGAAGACATGCATTGCACGTGCACTTGGAAGCGGGCCCATGGCCCGCACCGGACGGCGCCGACGCTGACCCGGGCCACCTCCTTCACGTATTCTTGGAGCTTTGGCTGGCCGATTTACATGAAATTAATTCCCTCAGTTCTGGTGGCAAATATAATACACATAATCCATATTGTTATGCACTAGcgtgtgtgtgtgaaatagatggattatggtcccgtacccaataagatggatatgtgtgtgtattagagagagggagagggggagagagagtgaggaagagggagggagtgtgtgtgtgtgaggatttgatggTAAAAAAGGTCGCCAATGTTGTAATATTGAACTCTTTAAGTTAACgtggccccgttgcaacgcacgggcgttcttctagtaggggtagtagatgaaaaaagaaagaaagagcgTGGTACCGTTGTGCGGTCGCACACCTGTTCATTTTTTTTGGCGGAAACTATACACTTGTGCACTTGTACAGTTGTATACCAAAACGACGGGGCACACGCCGCACCAACCTTGTGCAGCTCTGACCGGACTTGAATGAGAAACCAAAAAAATCGGGTGGAACGGTCCAGAAGCACGTACTCCTACCTGTAGCTGCTCACGGGTTATTTCGAAGAGAGAAGCAACGTTCACCTGCCGCATCGCACGCACGAAATCCAGACGGTCTGGCCCGCGCTGCTGCGTCCGCGCGCCGTCCAGTCCGGTCCATGCATGCGCACAAACAGAAACAGGCACGCCGCGCCACCCGCAGCTGCGCAGCAGCAGCTCTCGCGGAAAGAAACAGCCGCGAACGAGCGAACGAACGAACGAAAGCGACTTTTCTCTTCTTTCTtgcccccaaagaaaagaaaagatcccttcaaaaaaaagaaaaaaaaaagaaaagaaaaaagccCCGCCGCTACCCAGTCGCGCTCGTCGACCCTGCAAGGAACGAAAAGTCACGGCCACTCTCGGGGTAACCGAGAAACGAGGCGGGGATCGTGCGAAAACCGGAAGCCGCCCCCGCGGTTTTGGATCCGTTACCACGGGATTTTCCATCCATCCCATCCTTGGGTCGGGTCGGCGGCGCCCATGGGAAAGGAACACACGGAATGCAATTAAACCCGTCCTGATCCAAAACCACGGCCCCTCGACCACGGCTGCGCAGGCCAGGATTAATTTCTTCCCGGGCACTATAAAACGTCCCCCCTCCTGCAACCTGCGATCCACACCTCACCACATTCCCGTCCCCGTCATCCATCTGTCACACAAGCCATTCCATTGTTCGTTCCCCCGTTCGTCGAGCTCGTGGTGTTCCTGCTGCAAAGGTAATGTGCCTTGGTTATCTCCACGGTTTTATCTGCTCGGTGCAATGCCGGCCGTTAGAGTTTGTATTGTAAGCGCTGTTCGGTTTGGTTCGGGGTGTCATTTTAATTATAATTATCCAAGCAAAAGACACTTTCGCCTTGGCATCTTGTTTGTTTTTTCCTAGCAAACGAAAGAGATGCGATGCGATGCCCTCCGCTCTTCTTGTTCGGAACGTAGGGCTGTCCCGGCGCCGTCGACGCGACCTCGCTGTCCGGACGGGCATTACGATCCCGTTTCTCCTCTCGCAAGAACAAGAACCGCTGCTTTTTCTGCTACAGAAAAGATTATTCCTGCCAGCTTTTGGTTATGCTCCGTCGTTTGTGATGCCATAGagaaaatcttcttgcttaacagCACCAAAGAATTGCCAGCCACTTGGCAACCTCCTTGGTGTTTCCCCATCGTTTCGGCACATGCCCTTTACgctctctctccccctccctCGGATGCCCGTTGGCCTCTGGAGTGCAGACCAAGCTTCTAGATTGTGGATTTGTGTTGTTGCGGCAGGGCCCCACTCGTTAGTGCTGGCTCAAGAAATCACCTTGCTTTTTTTGCTTTTCTTCTACGACAATCTCATTGCGTGTGCCGGTGAGTGCGAGCTACAGTACATTAGGCGCGTCGCCGTCAAATCCCCAAACTTTTCCCCTGTTCCCCACCTAATCCATCCAATTTGATATTTGCATCGGTTGAAAATCAGAACCCATCCACTGCACCCGTCCAAATCGATCGACCTGCAGTTTATGCTCTCTCCAGAAAAAAAGCTTGGCACTTTAGGGAAAAGCAGCCAGTAGACGGCACAGCATATGCTAGTTATATCCTTGCGTAGTTAGTGACACCATTAGACAGGTGCTGCTGGTAATATTTTTAAATTTGGCAGAAGAATAATTCGGTTCGGTGTTATCCATTATGTCATGTCAGCTTGAGAGTTGAGGCGGGCCTACCAACACCAATAGTCCAATGCCACCACCTGTCCCTCCAATGCTCTCACCACTACCACTGGgggtttgggtttgggttttgcCTATTTATTTGTCCTCCTGGATCTTGGAGAAAACCTCCTCCGTTTGGCCTCTCTCCCCTGCTCCCCTGCACCCCCACTGGGTACGTATGCCTCTGCCTCTGCCTCTGGTGTCAGCATAGTTCTTTCCACCCCCCCGTGCGCTCATCTTGCTTGGATTCGTAGCTAATCTGGCCGGAAATCTTGCTTCTTTGCGGCTCCGGTAGTCAATCGTCTTGATCGCCAGTAGTTTCTTGCTGCGCTAGTTTTCCTCGGGGGTTTCTTGCACTTCTTGCGGTTCGTGTTTGGTGGGGCGTCACCTCAATCCCGCGCGGCTTCTTGCTGACGCGTTTTTCGGCTTCTCTGCTCCGAATCCCTCCTAGATTCCCCGCCTGGTTAATGAGCGGACTCCTCCTCTTCTTTTCCCCAAATTTTTACCCTGGGCCAGTTAGAAATTTTTAGTCAGAGCTCTCTTAAGGAGATTCTTGGTCAAGTACAAGTTTTTGGTTAGCCTGGGATCTTGCCTGAGAAATGTGTATGGGGTTTTTTTGCTGCCGTTTTTGCGGCCTTAATGGCATCAATGATCTGGAAGAAATCAGTAAACGCGCTTGCTCAAGTTTGCCCCCTTTTTTCTCTGTAGAAACATCTTCAGAGAACGACTGGTTTGGTGTGGAATCGGTGCTTGATTGAGTTAGGTGCAAGATTAATGCTCGCTTCCTTTCCGTTACTTTGATCTCTTCGATCTGCGAGATTTTACTAGTGTTGGCAAATGTTTCACCTCTGATTTAGTCTTGATTTCAAGTAGGAGTAGTATTTTTTTTCGTGCTGCAGTAATATGACTAGTGTTGATATCCTAGTGGCTGTTGACTTTGGTTCTTGGCAAGTACAGTAAATGTTTTGATTCTCCAAGGCTGAATGCTGATCTTTACCTTGCTCTGCAGTTTTGTGTCCTGAGCCATGGCTGCCAAGCTGACTCGCCTCCACAGCCTCAGGGAGCGCCTTGGTGCCACCTTCTCCTCCCACCCCAATGAGCTCATTGCACTCTTCTCCAGGTGAGGATCTCAAACCATGTCTACCTGTATGTGAAACAAACTAATCTCTGTTATGCCACCAAAACATGTTGACATGGTATAAATTTCGTCCCTATCTTTAATTAGTTTTTAGCACATCAAAATCAGCATTAGAAGGTGATGCATGCATATCTTTGGTACATCATAGATTCATAGTCAGGACTAGAGGAATTTGGTGATCATGTTGAAATGTTACATGTTCTTAGTATAATCTGGTAGTCAGGGTAGAGGTAGTGCTGCTTACATAGTTTCAGTCATAGGAAAAATATGAGGTGTAGCActcttttcttttttctgaaaAATACCACTCTTTGCAGGTATGTTCACCAGGGCAAGGGCATGCTTCAGCGCCACCAGCTGCTTGCTGAGTTTGACGAACTGTTCGAATCCGACAAGGAGAAGTATGCGCCCTTTGAAGACATCCTCCGAGCTGCTCAGGTAACATAACTTCGGCGACTTTCCTGCTCAAGTGCCTGCCAGTTGAATTTTTTTATATTCAAGGCGTTCTAATTCTCTCTTCCTTGATGTAAATGTAGGAAGCAATTGTGCTGCCCCCATGGGTTGCACTTGCCATCAGGCCCAGGCCTGGTGTCTGGGACTACATTCGGGTGAATGTTAGTGAGCTCGCCGTTGAAGAGCTCACTGTTTCTGAGTACTTGGCATTCAAGGAACAGCTTGTCGATGAGCAGTAAGTTGCAGGATGAAATCTTAGCAGTTGTAGGTGAATTATACATTCTACTTGTAGTGAATAACCTTGTGCCTTTTCCTTGACAACAGTGCCAGCAGCAAGTTTGTGCTTGAGCTTGATTTTGAGCCTTTCAATGCCTCCTTCCCGCGCCCTTCCATGTCCAAGTCCATCGGAAACGGGGTGCAGTTCCTTAACCGTCACCTGTCTTCCAAGTTGTTCCAGGACAAGGAGAGCCTCTACCCACTGCTCAACTTCCTGAAAGCCCATAACTACAAGGGCACGGTAAGCTTCCAATACGTGGAACCTACCAAACTTGAATGCTTGAATTAACCTGACATTCTACAAAGAACTGCATAATGATTTGATCCATGTTCTCTTAATAATAAAATGTCATTTTCAATTACAGACAATGATGTTGAACGACAGAATTCAGAGCCTTCGCGGTCTCCAGTCGGCCCTTAGGAAGGCAGAAGAGTATCTAGTTAGCATTCCTGAAGACACTCCCAGCTCTGAATTCAACCACAGGTTATTTCTATGCAACTTGCTCTTACGGTCATACCACATAGCTAAGGTTAAACTACTGCAAATGGAGTAGCTGCTTACGTTTTCAAGTGCAGGTTCCAAGAGCTTGGTTTGGAGAAGGGTTGGGGTGACACCGCAAAGCGTGTACACGACACCATCCATTTGCTTCTTGACCTTCTTGAGGCCCCTGATCCGGCCAGCTTGGAGAAGTTCCTTGGAACCATTCCAATGATGTTCAATGTTGTCATCCTGTCTCCCCATGGATACTTTGCTCAATCCAATGTGTTGGGATACCCTGATACCGGTGGCCAGGTAAAGCTGCTTGGAAGCAATTTTCTGTTAGCTAGTTTTTTCAGGCCTCCTAGTTCTGATCTGACAGGATATTGTTTGACAGGTTGTGTACATCTTGGATCAAGTCCGTGCTTTGGAGAATGAGATGCTTCTGAGGATTAAGCAGCAAGGCCTTGATATAACTCCCAAGATCCTCATTGTATGTTTGAGATAACAATGTTGGATGTTGCAATTTCTAAGACCTTGTTTGTCAGTGTGTTGTGACTAACTGGGTAAATGTGCCCAACCAATTTTATTTGATGCAGGTAACCAGGTTGTTGCCTGATGCTGTTGGAACCACATGTGGCCAGCGGCTGGAGAAGGTCATTGGAACTGAGCACACTGACATTCTCCGTGTTCCATTCAGAACCGAGAATGGGATCCTCCGTAAGTGGATCTCGCGTTTTGATGTCTGGCCATACCTGGAGACATACACCGAGGTAAACGCTTTATTCGAATAGCGTTCTACAGAGCTAAAACATAGTATCTGTATTCTGAGATCATGCATGTTTAATCACAGGATGTTGCAAACGAACTCATGAGAGAAATGCAGACCAAGCCTGATTTGATCATTGGCAACTACAGTGATGGTAACCTTGTGGCCACTCTGCTTGCCCATAAATTGGGAGTTACCCAGGTCGGTTTTGTTGTACTGTATACATCAGTCTTGTATTTTTGATTAGCTAAATTACTTATGATTTCTCTTGTACATGAATACAGTGCACCATTGCCCATGCCTTGGAGAAAACCAAGTACCCCAACTCAGACATCTACTTGGACAAATTCGACAGCCAGTATCACTTTTCATGCCAGTTCACAGCTGACCTGATTGCCATGAACCACACTGATTTCATCATCACCAGCACATTCCAGGAAATTGCCGGAAGGTAACATCTCTATATTTTCAGTAGAAACATTGTTGGCTGTGACAGTACCAGGACGTTTATCTGATGCTTCCCTCTTTTGTTTTTGCAGCAAAGATAGCGTGGGCCAATACGAGTCTCACATTGCTTTCACCCTCCCTGATCTGTACCGGGTTGTCCATGGGATTGACGTGTTTGATCCTAAGTTCAACATCGTCTCTCCTGGAGCAGACATGACTGTCTACTTCCCATACACTGAGACTGACAAGAGGCTCACCGCCTTCCACTCTGAAATTGAGGAGCTCCTGTACAGCGATGTTGAGAACGATGAACACAAGTGAGTACTCACCTCTATGTGATGTAATAACTAGCGCATTTCACCTGGTTTACAGTAGTGCCTTCAATTTTTTGAACAATTGCTTATGTTCTGCTGTATGGTGTACATGCTCTTCCATTCAAGTATAACCATTTTAAATCTGTTTTCTACAGATTTGTGTTGAAGGACAGGAACAAGCCAATCATCTTTTCAATGGCTCGTCTTGACCGTGTGAAGAACATGACTGGCTTGGTTGAGATGTACGGCAAGAATGCACATCTGAAGGATTTGGCGAACCTTGTGATTGTTGCTGGCGACCATGGCAAGGAGTCCAAGGATAGGGAGGAGCAGGCTGAGTTCAAGAGGATGTACAGTCTCATTGAGGAGTACAAGCTGAAGGGCCATATCCGTTGGATCTCTGCTCAGATGAACCGTGTTCGCAATGGTGAGCTGTACCGCTACATCTGTGACACCAAGGGAGCATTTGTGCAGGTATACCAACCATGTCACTCCATATTCTTCTGTGATCAACATTTGGAAAAAATAAACAGCCTTGGGTTTGTACTGGACTAAACTCTTGTTTCAATTGTTTCTAGCCTGCATTCTATGAAGCTTTTGGCCTTACTGTCATTGAGGCCATGACATGTGGTCTGCCGACAATTGCGACATGCCACGGTGGCCCTGCTGAAATCATTGTGAATGGGGTGTCTGGTCTGCACATTGATCCTTACCACAGTGACAAGGCCGCAGATATCTTGGTCAACTTCTTTCAGAAGTGCAGCGAGGATCCAAGCTACTGGGACAAAATGTCTGAAGGAGGCCTGAAGAGAATTTATGAGAAGTATGCATTATAATTTTTGTCATGCCAGATAGTTCTAGGTTCTGCCCCTGAACAAATACTTATCCTACAATTTTTGAATGATCAGGTACACCTGGAAGCTGTACTCAGAGAGGCTGATGACC
Coding sequences within it:
- the LOC125508666 gene encoding sucrose synthase 1 gives rise to the protein MAAKLTRLHSLRERLGATFSSHPNELIALFSRYVHQGKGMLQRHQLLAEFDELFESDKEKYAPFEDILRAAQEAIVLPPWVALAIRPRPGVWDYIRVNVSELAVEELTVSEYLAFKEQLVDEHASSKFVLELDFEPFNASFPRPSMSKSIGNGVQFLNRHLSSKLFQDKESLYPLLNFLKAHNYKGTTMMLNDRIQSLRGLQSALRKAEEYLVSIPEDTPSSEFNHRFQELGLEKGWGDTAKRVHDTIHLLLDLLEAPDPASLEKFLGTIPMMFNVVILSPHGYFAQSNVLGYPDTGGQVVYILDQVRALENEMLLRIKQQGLDITPKILIVTRLLPDAVGTTCGQRLEKVIGTEHTDILRVPFRTENGILRKWISRFDVWPYLETYTEDVANELMREMQTKPDLIIGNYSDGNLVATLLAHKLGVTQCTIAHALEKTKYPNSDIYLDKFDSQYHFSCQFTADLIAMNHTDFIITSTFQEIAGSKDSVGQYESHIAFTLPDLYRVVHGIDVFDPKFNIVSPGADMTVYFPYTETDKRLTAFHSEIEELLYSDVENDEHKFVLKDRNKPIIFSMARLDRVKNMTGLVEMYGKNAHLKDLANLVIVAGDHGKESKDREEQAEFKRMYSLIEEYKLKGHIRWISAQMNRVRNGELYRYICDTKGAFVQPAFYEAFGLTVIEAMTCGLPTIATCHGGPAEIIVNGVSGLHIDPYHSDKAADILVNFFQKCSEDPSYWDKMSEGGLKRIYEKYTWKLYSERLMTLTGVYGFWKYVSNLERRETRRYLEMFYALKYRSLAAAVPLAVDGENSDN